A section of the Salinisphaera sp. T31B1 genome encodes:
- a CDS encoding KUP/HAK/KT family potassium transporter, translating to MSTEEEDRSLAKGRKNGIKTDDSEAEEKKNTTGQAAADDDQNGGGASEDDQKHGQSLPFLCLAALGIVYGDIGTSPIYALREAFYSHGGIDVLPANIYGVLSLIFWSLIIVISIKYLTVVMRASNNGEGGIIALVALLNPWKTEKTSRRYVLMLCGLFGAALLYGDGTITPAISVLSAIEGLEVATPAFKPYVIPITIAILIGLFMIQKRGTAAVGTLFGPVMMLWFAVLALLGIYGIAQHPSVFAALNPIYAVHFFQANGLAGFLVLGTVFLVVTGGEALYADMGHFGLAPIRLAWFFLVLPALLLNYFGQGALLLENPGVKQPFYEMAPSWALYPVVALATAATIIASQAVISGVFSLTRQAVQLGQLPRLNIIQTSHESYGQIYIPFMNWILMVATIGLVIGFQTSSNLAAAYGVAVSMDMVITTILAFFVAYRWGWFPRVAGVIAVLLMIVDLSFFGANLFKIPEGGWYPLVIAGLVFFVMGTWRRGRELVAQRLKDDTEPLDEFIASRDADARRIDGTAVFMTDEGSKTPPMLLHHLRHNRVLHEQVIFLTVHTEDVPRVPAADRLRIEDLGHGFHHVKVYYGFMQPINVPVALRFAGEFGLDVDIEQTTFYVGRETLIPTQDVAGMFVWRERLFAFMALNATRSTAYYRIPPERVVELGIQVEI from the coding sequence ATGAGCACGGAAGAAGAAGACCGATCGCTGGCCAAGGGCCGGAAGAACGGCATCAAGACCGACGATTCGGAGGCCGAGGAGAAAAAGAACACCACGGGCCAGGCTGCCGCCGATGACGATCAGAACGGCGGGGGTGCATCCGAAGACGACCAGAAGCACGGCCAGTCGCTGCCGTTTCTGTGTCTGGCCGCACTGGGGATCGTGTACGGCGATATCGGCACGAGTCCGATTTATGCGCTCAGAGAAGCGTTTTATTCGCACGGCGGTATCGATGTACTGCCAGCGAATATCTACGGGGTTCTGTCGCTGATCTTCTGGTCGCTGATCATCGTGATCTCGATCAAGTACCTCACGGTGGTGATGCGCGCCTCCAACAACGGAGAGGGCGGCATCATCGCGCTGGTTGCGCTGCTCAACCCATGGAAGACCGAAAAGACCAGTCGGCGCTACGTGCTCATGCTCTGCGGCCTGTTCGGTGCGGCGCTACTCTACGGCGACGGCACCATCACGCCTGCGATTTCCGTGCTCAGTGCGATCGAGGGTCTGGAAGTGGCCACACCGGCGTTCAAGCCGTACGTCATCCCGATCACCATCGCGATCCTGATCGGTCTTTTCATGATCCAGAAGCGCGGGACCGCGGCCGTCGGCACGCTGTTCGGCCCTGTGATGATGCTCTGGTTCGCGGTCCTCGCACTCCTGGGAATTTACGGCATCGCCCAGCATCCCAGCGTATTCGCCGCGCTCAATCCGATCTATGCCGTCCACTTCTTCCAGGCCAACGGCCTCGCCGGTTTCCTGGTGCTGGGAACGGTCTTTCTGGTTGTCACGGGCGGCGAGGCGCTCTATGCGGACATGGGCCATTTCGGTCTGGCGCCGATTCGGCTGGCCTGGTTCTTCCTTGTCCTGCCGGCTCTGCTGCTCAATTATTTCGGCCAGGGGGCGTTACTGCTGGAAAATCCCGGCGTCAAACAGCCGTTTTATGAGATGGCACCGAGCTGGGCTTTGTATCCAGTGGTCGCGCTTGCCACGGCCGCGACCATCATCGCCTCGCAGGCCGTCATCTCCGGCGTGTTCTCGTTGACCCGTCAGGCGGTCCAATTGGGCCAGCTGCCGCGGCTCAACATTATCCAGACATCGCACGAATCATACGGCCAGATTTATATCCCGTTCATGAACTGGATCCTCATGGTCGCGACCATCGGATTGGTCATCGGGTTCCAGACATCGAGCAACCTGGCCGCCGCTTACGGCGTGGCGGTCTCGATGGACATGGTGATCACCACGATCCTTGCATTCTTCGTAGCTTATCGCTGGGGCTGGTTCCCGCGCGTGGCAGGCGTAATCGCTGTGCTTTTGATGATCGTGGATCTATCGTTTTTCGGCGCCAACCTGTTCAAGATCCCGGAGGGCGGCTGGTATCCGCTGGTGATCGCCGGGCTCGTGTTCTTCGTAATGGGAACCTGGCGGCGTGGGCGCGAACTGGTAGCTCAGCGGCTGAAGGACGATACCGAGCCGCTCGACGAATTCATCGCCTCGCGTGACGCCGATGCACGCCGGATCGACGGCACTGCCGTGTTCATGACCGACGAGGGCAGCAAGACGCCGCCGATGTTGCTGCACCATCTGCGGCACAATCGGGTGCTGCACGAGCAGGTCATTTTCCTGACCGTACACACAGAAGACGTGCCACGCGTGCCGGCGGCCGACCGCCTGCGAATCGAGGATCTCGGCCACGGTTTCCATCACGTCAAGGTCTACTATGGTTTCATGCAGCCGATCAACGTACCGGTGGCGCTGCGCTTCGCGGGCGAGTTCGGGCTTGACGT
- the lpdA gene encoding dihydrolipoyl dehydrogenase — protein sequence MSKEFDVVVIGAGPAGYVAAIRAAQLGMNVACIDKWLDLNDKPSLGGTCLNAGCIPSKALLESSELYHRAQHEFADHGLNVGSVELDLATMQKRKAGVVSQLTGGISSLFKANGVQSFSGRGQVVDSGEVLYTSHDDKEETFTAKNIIIAAGSEPVELDIAKFDGDRIVDSWGALEIDEVPKKLGVIGAGYIGVELGSVWSRLGSQVTLLEAVDEFMPIADRQVAAEGLKSFKKQGLDIQLGARVTSTKVNKKSVRVEYTQGDETKSATFDRLIVAVGRRPHTKDLCAKGARVELDDKGFIDVNENFRTSLPGVYAVGDVVGNPMLAHKGMEEGVAVAEILAGQKPHLNYDVIPSVVYTAPEMAWVGKSEAQVKSAGTDYRVGQIPFAANGRAKALGQQGGFIKMIADAQTDEILGVHMIGPYVSELVQEMVVAMEYKASSEDIARIIHGHPTLGETVHEAALAVDGRPIHFPPKRKK from the coding sequence AGCCGTCGCTGGGCGGTACCTGTCTGAACGCCGGGTGTATTCCCTCGAAAGCGTTGCTGGAGTCCAGCGAGCTGTATCACCGTGCACAGCACGAGTTCGCCGATCACGGCCTGAACGTCGGCAGCGTGGAACTCGATCTGGCCACCATGCAGAAACGCAAGGCCGGTGTGGTATCGCAACTGACCGGTGGCATTTCCAGCCTGTTCAAGGCCAACGGCGTGCAGTCGTTCTCCGGGCGCGGTCAGGTCGTCGATTCGGGCGAGGTGCTCTATACCTCGCACGACGACAAGGAAGAGACCTTCACAGCGAAGAACATCATCATCGCGGCGGGTTCGGAGCCGGTCGAACTGGACATCGCCAAGTTCGACGGCGATCGCATCGTCGACTCCTGGGGCGCGCTCGAAATCGACGAAGTGCCGAAGAAGCTCGGCGTGATCGGCGCAGGCTATATCGGCGTAGAACTCGGGAGCGTCTGGTCGCGCCTGGGTAGTCAGGTCACGTTGCTGGAGGCCGTCGACGAATTCATGCCGATCGCGGATCGCCAGGTCGCGGCAGAAGGCCTGAAGTCCTTCAAGAAGCAGGGCCTGGATATTCAGCTCGGGGCACGGGTGACTTCGACGAAGGTCAACAAGAAGTCCGTGCGCGTGGAATACACGCAGGGCGACGAGACCAAGTCGGCCACTTTCGACCGCCTCATCGTGGCCGTCGGCCGTCGGCCGCACACCAAGGATCTGTGTGCCAAGGGCGCACGCGTCGAACTGGACGACAAGGGCTTCATCGACGTCAACGAGAATTTTCGCACCAGCCTGCCGGGCGTGTATGCCGTGGGCGATGTAGTGGGCAACCCGATGCTGGCGCACAAGGGCATGGAAGAGGGCGTGGCCGTGGCCGAGATTCTGGCCGGTCAGAAGCCGCACCTGAACTATGACGTCATCCCGTCGGTCGTCTATACCGCGCCGGAAATGGCCTGGGTGGGCAAGTCCGAGGCGCAGGTCAAGTCCGCGGGTACCGACTATCGGGTCGGCCAGATTCCGTTCGCTGCCAACGGTCGCGCCAAAGCGCTCGGTCAGCAGGGCGGTTTCATCAAGATGATCGCCGATGCACAGACCGACGAGATTCTCGGTGTGCACATGATCGGGCCGTACGTCTCCGAGCTGGTTCAGGAGATGGTCGTGGCGATGGAGTACAAGGCCTCGAGCGAGGATATCGCGCGGATCATTCATGGCCACCCGACGCTGGGCGAGACGGTGCACGAGGCCGCGCTCGCGGTCGACGGTCGCCCGATTCATTTTCCGCCCAAACGGAAGAAATGA